One part of the Lotus japonicus ecotype B-129 chromosome 2, LjGifu_v1.2 genome encodes these proteins:
- the LOC130739870 gene encoding uncharacterized protein LOC130739870 isoform X8 has product MKVVCCFLPSEAESPRGVDGGAFSFRSCNVGGESDSPYDSNMGLAGAVAEAKEDGKPSERCQGLQSQPCKLNLFSNDSKQNYMLKIGFEDRSGGEKETKLNKCRSALLDLPSIVKSC; this is encoded by the exons atgaaggtgGTTTGTTGTTTTCTTCCTAG TGAGGCCGAGTCACCGAGAGGTGTAGATGGAGGTGCTTTCAGTTTCAGGAGCTGCAATGTGGGTGGTGAGAGTGATAGTCCCTATGATTCCAATATGGGCCTTGCTGGTGCTGTGGCTGAGGCCAAAGAAGATGGAAAACCTTCTGAGAGATGTCAAGGTCTTCAAAGCCAACCTTGCAAGCTTAACCTTTTCAGTAACGACTCCAAGCAAAACTACATGCTCAAG ATCGGCTTTGAAGATAGGAGTGGTGGAGAAAAGGagacaaagttaaataaatGCAGATCGGCATTGCTCGATTTGCCTTCAAT tgTCAAGTCATGCTAA
- the LOC130739870 gene encoding uncharacterized protein LOC130739870 isoform X6: MKVVCCFLPSEAESPRGVDGGAFSFRSCNVGGESDSPYDSNMGLAGAVAEAKEDGKPSERCQGLQSQPCKLNLFSNDSKQNYMLKVCLPIKLSTNMIGFEDRSGGEKETKLNKCRSALLDLPSIVKSC; encoded by the exons atgaaggtgGTTTGTTGTTTTCTTCCTAG TGAGGCCGAGTCACCGAGAGGTGTAGATGGAGGTGCTTTCAGTTTCAGGAGCTGCAATGTGGGTGGTGAGAGTGATAGTCCCTATGATTCCAATATGGGCCTTGCTGGTGCTGTGGCTGAGGCCAAAGAAGATGGAAAACCTTCTGAGAGATGTCAAGGTCTTCAAAGCCAACCTTGCAAGCTTAACCTTTTCAGTAACGACTCCAAGCAAAACTACATGCTCAAGGTGTGCCTTCCGATCAAACTGTCCACAAATATG ATCGGCTTTGAAGATAGGAGTGGTGGAGAAAAGGagacaaagttaaataaatGCAGATCGGCATTGCTCGATTTGCCTTCAAT tgTCAAGTCATGCTAA
- the LOC130739870 gene encoding uncharacterized protein LOC130739870 isoform X3, translating to MKVVCCFLPSEAESPRGVDGGAFSFRSCNVGGESDSPYDSNMGLAGAVAEAKEDGKPSERCQGLQSQPCKLNLFSNDSKQNYMLKIGFEDRSGGEKETKLNKCRSALLDLPSISLWHFQFESSSLVKGIDEMCMSWSRT from the exons atgaaggtgGTTTGTTGTTTTCTTCCTAG TGAGGCCGAGTCACCGAGAGGTGTAGATGGAGGTGCTTTCAGTTTCAGGAGCTGCAATGTGGGTGGTGAGAGTGATAGTCCCTATGATTCCAATATGGGCCTTGCTGGTGCTGTGGCTGAGGCCAAAGAAGATGGAAAACCTTCTGAGAGATGTCAAGGTCTTCAAAGCCAACCTTGCAAGCTTAACCTTTTCAGTAACGACTCCAAGCAAAACTACATGCTCAAG ATCGGCTTTGAAGATAGGAGTGGTGGAGAAAAGGagacaaagttaaataaatGCAGATCGGCATTGCTCGATTTGCCTTCAAT TTCTCTTTGGCATTTCCAATTCGAATCCTCTTCTTTGGTCAAAGGAATTGATGAGATGTGTATGAGCTGGAGCAGGACATAG
- the LOC130739870 gene encoding uncharacterized protein LOC130739870 isoform X1 has translation MKVVCCFLPSEAESPRGVDGGAFSFRSCNVGGESDSPYDSNMGLAGAVAEAKEDGKPSERCQGLQSQPCKLNLFSNDSKQNYMLKVCLPIKLSTNMIGFEDRSGGEKETKLNKCRSALLDLPSISLWHFQFESSSLVKGIDEMCMSWSRT, from the exons atgaaggtgGTTTGTTGTTTTCTTCCTAG TGAGGCCGAGTCACCGAGAGGTGTAGATGGAGGTGCTTTCAGTTTCAGGAGCTGCAATGTGGGTGGTGAGAGTGATAGTCCCTATGATTCCAATATGGGCCTTGCTGGTGCTGTGGCTGAGGCCAAAGAAGATGGAAAACCTTCTGAGAGATGTCAAGGTCTTCAAAGCCAACCTTGCAAGCTTAACCTTTTCAGTAACGACTCCAAGCAAAACTACATGCTCAAGGTGTGCCTTCCGATCAAACTGTCCACAAATATG ATCGGCTTTGAAGATAGGAGTGGTGGAGAAAAGGagacaaagttaaataaatGCAGATCGGCATTGCTCGATTTGCCTTCAAT TTCTCTTTGGCATTTCCAATTCGAATCCTCTTCTTTGGTCAAAGGAATTGATGAGATGTGTATGAGCTGGAGCAGGACATAG
- the LOC130739870 gene encoding uncharacterized protein LOC130739870 isoform X2 encodes MKVVCCFLPSEAESPRGVDGGAFSFRSCNVGGESDSPYDSNMGLAGAVAEAKEDGKPSERCQGLQSQPCKLNLFSNDSKQNYMLKVCLPIKLSTNMIGFEDRSGGEKETKLNKCRSALLDLPSMITIDWKGILRVRIYGTKHHFGRGQ; translated from the exons atgaaggtgGTTTGTTGTTTTCTTCCTAG TGAGGCCGAGTCACCGAGAGGTGTAGATGGAGGTGCTTTCAGTTTCAGGAGCTGCAATGTGGGTGGTGAGAGTGATAGTCCCTATGATTCCAATATGGGCCTTGCTGGTGCTGTGGCTGAGGCCAAAGAAGATGGAAAACCTTCTGAGAGATGTCAAGGTCTTCAAAGCCAACCTTGCAAGCTTAACCTTTTCAGTAACGACTCCAAGCAAAACTACATGCTCAAGGTGTGCCTTCCGATCAAACTGTCCACAAATATG ATCGGCTTTGAAGATAGGAGTGGTGGAGAAAAGGagacaaagttaaataaatGCAGATCGGCATTGCTCGATTTGCCTTCAAT GATTACAATTGACTGGAAAGGTATATTGAGAGTAAGAATATATGGGACTAAGCATCATTTTGGACGAGGCCAATAA
- the LOC130739870 gene encoding uncharacterized protein LOC130739870 isoform X4 has product MKVVCCFLPSEAESPRGVDGGAFSFRSCNVGGESDSPYDSNMGLAGAVAEAKEDGKPSERCQGLQSQPCKLNLFSNDSKQNYMLKIGFEDRSGGEKETKLNKCRSALLDLPSMITIDWKGILRVRIYGTKHHFGRGQ; this is encoded by the exons atgaaggtgGTTTGTTGTTTTCTTCCTAG TGAGGCCGAGTCACCGAGAGGTGTAGATGGAGGTGCTTTCAGTTTCAGGAGCTGCAATGTGGGTGGTGAGAGTGATAGTCCCTATGATTCCAATATGGGCCTTGCTGGTGCTGTGGCTGAGGCCAAAGAAGATGGAAAACCTTCTGAGAGATGTCAAGGTCTTCAAAGCCAACCTTGCAAGCTTAACCTTTTCAGTAACGACTCCAAGCAAAACTACATGCTCAAG ATCGGCTTTGAAGATAGGAGTGGTGGAGAAAAGGagacaaagttaaataaatGCAGATCGGCATTGCTCGATTTGCCTTCAAT GATTACAATTGACTGGAAAGGTATATTGAGAGTAAGAATATATGGGACTAAGCATCATTTTGGACGAGGCCAATAA
- the LOC130739870 gene encoding uncharacterized protein LOC130739870 isoform X7: MKVVCCFLPSEAESPRGVDGGAFSFRSCNVGGESDSPYDSNMGLAGAVAEAKEDGKPSERCQGLQSQPCKLNLFSNDSKQNYMLKSSFTQDCCSFFVSFTVTVPAKNLLLVLPLVVADRL, encoded by the exons atgaaggtgGTTTGTTGTTTTCTTCCTAG TGAGGCCGAGTCACCGAGAGGTGTAGATGGAGGTGCTTTCAGTTTCAGGAGCTGCAATGTGGGTGGTGAGAGTGATAGTCCCTATGATTCCAATATGGGCCTTGCTGGTGCTGTGGCTGAGGCCAAAGAAGATGGAAAACCTTCTGAGAGATGTCAAGGTCTTCAAAGCCAACCTTGCAAGCTTAACCTTTTCAGTAACGACTCCAAGCAAAACTACATGCTCAAG TCCTCCTTTACTCAAGATTGTTGCTCCTTCTTCGTGAGCTTTACTGTCACCGTTCCTGCCAAAAATCTTCTGCTTGTCTTACCATTGGTAGTTGCAGATCGGCTTTGA
- the LOC130739870 gene encoding uncharacterized protein LOC130739870 isoform X5 — protein MKVVCCFLPSEAESPRGVDGGAFSFRSCNVGGESDSPYDSNMGLAGAVAEAKEDGKPSERCQGLQSQPCKLNLFSNDSKQNYMLKVCLPIKLSTNMSSFTQDCCSFFVSFTVTVPAKNLLLVLPLVVADRL, from the exons atgaaggtgGTTTGTTGTTTTCTTCCTAG TGAGGCCGAGTCACCGAGAGGTGTAGATGGAGGTGCTTTCAGTTTCAGGAGCTGCAATGTGGGTGGTGAGAGTGATAGTCCCTATGATTCCAATATGGGCCTTGCTGGTGCTGTGGCTGAGGCCAAAGAAGATGGAAAACCTTCTGAGAGATGTCAAGGTCTTCAAAGCCAACCTTGCAAGCTTAACCTTTTCAGTAACGACTCCAAGCAAAACTACATGCTCAAGGTGTGCCTTCCGATCAAACTGTCCACAAATATG TCCTCCTTTACTCAAGATTGTTGCTCCTTCTTCGTGAGCTTTACTGTCACCGTTCCTGCCAAAAATCTTCTGCTTGTCTTACCATTGGTAGTTGCAGATCGGCTTTGA
- the LOC130739870 gene encoding uncharacterized protein LOC130739870 isoform X9: MKVVCCFLPSEAESPRGVDGGAFSFRSCNVGGESDSPYDSNMGLAGAVAEAKEDGKPSERCQGLQSQPCKLNLFSNDSKQNYMLKVCLPIKLSTNMLLWFWCSPPLLKIVAPSS; the protein is encoded by the exons atgaaggtgGTTTGTTGTTTTCTTCCTAG TGAGGCCGAGTCACCGAGAGGTGTAGATGGAGGTGCTTTCAGTTTCAGGAGCTGCAATGTGGGTGGTGAGAGTGATAGTCCCTATGATTCCAATATGGGCCTTGCTGGTGCTGTGGCTGAGGCCAAAGAAGATGGAAAACCTTCTGAGAGATGTCAAGGTCTTCAAAGCCAACCTTGCAAGCTTAACCTTTTCAGTAACGACTCCAAGCAAAACTACATGCTCAAGGTGTGCCTTCCGATCAAACTGTCCACAAATATG CTTCTCTGGTTCTGGTGTAGTCCTCCTTTACTCAAGATTGTTGCTCCTTCTTCGTGA
- the LOC130739870 gene encoding uncharacterized protein LOC130739870 isoform X10 — translation MKVVCCFLPSEAESPRGVDGGAFSFRSCNVGGESDSPYDSNMGLAGAVAEAKEDGKPSERCQGLQSQPCKLNLFSNDSKQNYMLKLLWFWCSPPLLKIVAPSS, via the exons atgaaggtgGTTTGTTGTTTTCTTCCTAG TGAGGCCGAGTCACCGAGAGGTGTAGATGGAGGTGCTTTCAGTTTCAGGAGCTGCAATGTGGGTGGTGAGAGTGATAGTCCCTATGATTCCAATATGGGCCTTGCTGGTGCTGTGGCTGAGGCCAAAGAAGATGGAAAACCTTCTGAGAGATGTCAAGGTCTTCAAAGCCAACCTTGCAAGCTTAACCTTTTCAGTAACGACTCCAAGCAAAACTACATGCTCAAG CTTCTCTGGTTCTGGTGTAGTCCTCCTTTACTCAAGATTGTTGCTCCTTCTTCGTGA